The following are encoded in a window of Synechococcales cyanobacterium T60_A2020_003 genomic DNA:
- a CDS encoding glycoside hydrolase 100 family protein, translated as MDIEQSLELEAWQLLKDSIIYYQDQPIGTLAACDPDASPLNYDQCFIRDSVAPALVFLVRGYPEIARNFLEKTLLLQVKDPQWDFFKPGFGLMPASFKVEFGADNQWLKADFGEHAIGRVTPVDSSLWWLLLLRAYVRATGDVELAHREDFQTGIRLILDLCLVSRFDMFPTLLVPDGACMIDRRMGIAGHPLEIQSLFYGALKAALELLLDNSDNHYFIQAARNRLFPLMRHIRDEYWLDLDRLNEIYRYRVEEYGEHGLNKFNIYSDSIPYHQLIEWLPTNGGYFAGNLGPSHLDCRFFSLGNLMSVVTSLASDRQSHAIMTLIEQRQKDLIGHMPMKICYPAMEDMEWKLLTGCDPKNRPWSYHNGGNWPVLLWVLASAAIKTGRKEIAFEALAIASRNISQDGWPEYYDGRSGRLMGKEARRFQTWTIAGFLFALDLMRNPEYLSLISFDGDPSPIPLENVPNRRQSHAARQWANSSVG; from the coding sequence ATGGATATTGAACAGTCCCTTGAACTCGAAGCTTGGCAATTACTCAAAGACTCCATCATCTACTACCAAGATCAGCCCATTGGCACGCTGGCTGCCTGCGATCCAGATGCTTCTCCTCTGAATTACGACCAATGCTTTATCCGCGACTCTGTTGCCCCGGCCCTCGTCTTTTTAGTCCGGGGATATCCGGAAATCGCGCGAAATTTTCTTGAAAAAACGTTGCTGCTTCAGGTGAAAGACCCACAATGGGACTTCTTCAAACCTGGCTTTGGACTCATGCCCGCCAGCTTCAAGGTCGAATTTGGTGCGGATAATCAATGGTTGAAAGCGGATTTTGGCGAACATGCCATCGGACGAGTGACGCCTGTGGATTCCAGCTTATGGTGGCTGTTGCTCCTGCGGGCTTACGTCCGTGCTACGGGCGATGTTGAATTGGCGCATCGGGAGGATTTTCAAACCGGGATTCGCCTCATTCTCGATCTCTGTCTCGTATCCCGATTTGATATGTTCCCGACGTTGCTGGTTCCCGATGGCGCGTGCATGATTGACCGTCGCATGGGCATTGCAGGCCATCCCCTGGAAATTCAATCCTTGTTCTACGGTGCGCTGAAAGCCGCTCTAGAGTTGCTCCTGGACAACTCTGACAACCACTACTTCATCCAAGCCGCACGTAATCGTCTCTTCCCGTTGATGCGCCATATTCGGGATGAGTATTGGCTGGATTTAGATCGGCTCAACGAGATCTATCGCTATCGAGTCGAAGAGTACGGCGAGCATGGCTTGAACAAGTTCAATATCTATTCAGACTCGATTCCCTATCATCAACTGATTGAGTGGTTACCCACCAATGGGGGCTATTTTGCGGGCAATCTGGGGCCATCCCATCTCGACTGTCGCTTCTTCTCCCTTGGCAATTTGATGTCTGTGGTGACATCGCTCGCGAGCGATCGCCAATCCCATGCAATCATGACCTTAATCGAGCAGCGGCAAAAAGATCTCATCGGCCATATGCCCATGAAAATCTGCTATCCCGCTATGGAAGATATGGAGTGGAAGCTGTTGACGGGCTGCGATCCGAAGAATCGTCCCTGGTCTTACCACAACGGGGGGAATTGGCCTGTGCTGCTGTGGGTGCTGGCGAGTGCTGCCATTAAAACCGGACGCAAAGAAATCGCCTTTGAAGCCTTGGCGATCGCGTCTCGCAATATTTCCCAGGACGGCTGGCCTGAGTACTATGATGGTCGGAGTGGACGGCTAATGGGCAAAGAAGCACGCCGCTTTCAAACCTGGACCATTGCCGGGTTCCTCTTTGCTCTGGATTTGATGCGGAATCCAGAATACCTATCCTTAATCAGCTTTGATGGCGATCCATCGCCAATTCCGCTGGAGAATGTCCCCAATCGTCGGCAATCCCATGCAGCACGACAATGGGCTAATTCATCAGTAGGATAG
- a CDS encoding YifB family Mg chelatase-like AAA ATPase produces MLSRIWSASLLGIEAVKVGVEVDIAGGLPGIVVVGLPDTAVQESRERVRAALKNAGYAFPMRKIVINLTPADLRKEGPSFDLPISIGILAASEQVSLERVEDYLFLGELSLDGALRPVAGVLAIAATAKQIGMKGIVVPADNALEAAVVDGLEVYGFQTLMEVADFLNHPQHYTPVDLGKLQDWKRSPTLQLDLTDVKGQVQARRALEIAAAGGHNLIFVGPPGSGKTMLARRLPGILPPLGFEEALEVTKIHSVAGLLKQRGALVSDRPFRSPHHSASGPSLVGGGSYPKPGEISLAHRGVLFLDELTEFKRDVLEFLRQPLEDGYVTISRTKQTVAFPAQFTLVASTNPCPCGYFGDTVQPCTCSPRQRENYWAKLSGPLMDRIDLQVAVNRLKPEEITQQTNGEPSKTVRERVQQARDRSRHRFQNEPLRCNAEMQSRHLRQWCALDDSTRNLLEGAIRKLGLSARATDRILKVGRTIADLAGEEKVRSPHIAEAIQYRTIDRMQ; encoded by the coding sequence ATGCTATCGCGAATTTGGAGTGCATCGTTACTGGGGATTGAAGCGGTTAAGGTGGGGGTCGAGGTAGACATCGCCGGAGGGTTACCGGGAATTGTGGTTGTGGGGCTACCCGATACGGCGGTGCAGGAGTCGCGCGAACGGGTGCGAGCCGCATTGAAGAATGCGGGGTATGCCTTCCCGATGCGCAAAATTGTGATTAACCTGACCCCTGCGGACTTGCGTAAGGAAGGCCCCAGTTTTGATTTGCCCATTAGCATCGGTATTTTGGCCGCATCGGAACAGGTGAGCTTAGAGCGCGTCGAGGATTACCTGTTTTTGGGGGAACTATCCCTAGATGGGGCACTGCGTCCGGTGGCTGGCGTCCTGGCGATCGCCGCTACGGCGAAACAAATTGGCATGAAAGGCATCGTTGTTCCTGCGGATAATGCCCTAGAAGCGGCGGTGGTCGATGGGCTAGAGGTGTACGGATTTCAAACGCTGATGGAGGTGGCCGATTTTCTCAACCATCCCCAGCACTATACGCCCGTTGATCTTGGGAAACTGCAAGATTGGAAGCGATCGCCCACCCTGCAACTGGATCTCACCGATGTGAAGGGACAGGTTCAAGCCCGACGTGCCCTAGAAATAGCGGCGGCGGGCGGCCATAACCTGATCTTTGTGGGGCCGCCTGGGAGTGGCAAAACGATGCTGGCGCGACGATTGCCTGGAATTTTGCCGCCGTTGGGATTTGAGGAAGCCCTGGAAGTCACTAAAATTCACTCGGTGGCTGGATTGCTAAAGCAGCGAGGGGCACTGGTGAGCGATCGCCCGTTTCGCAGTCCCCATCATTCGGCATCGGGGCCTTCATTGGTCGGTGGCGGCAGTTATCCCAAACCTGGAGAAATCTCCCTAGCCCACCGAGGCGTACTTTTTCTCGACGAACTCACGGAGTTCAAACGCGATGTGCTGGAATTTCTGCGGCAGCCCCTAGAGGATGGCTATGTGACCATTTCCCGCACGAAGCAAACGGTTGCGTTTCCAGCACAGTTTACCCTGGTTGCTAGCACAAACCCCTGTCCCTGCGGCTATTTTGGCGATACGGTGCAGCCCTGTACCTGTAGTCCTCGGCAGCGGGAAAATTATTGGGCAAAACTGTCCGGGCCGTTGATGGATCGCATTGACCTGCAGGTGGCGGTGAATCGTCTCAAGCCGGAGGAAATTACGCAGCAGACCAATGGTGAACCCTCCAAAACGGTACGGGAACGGGTACAGCAGGCCCGCGATCGCTCTCGCCATCGCTTCCAGAATGAACCCCTGCGCTGCAATGCAGAGATGCAAAGTCGGCATTTGCGCCAGTGGTGTGCGCTGGATGACAGCACTCGAAATCTGTTGGAAGGGGCGATTCGCAAACTGGGACTATCGGCACGGGCAACGGATCGGATTCTCAAGGTGGGACGTACGATCGCAGATTTGGCTGGTGAAGAGAAAGTGCGATCGCCCCACATTGCCGAAGCGATCCAATACCGCACCATCGACCGCATGCAGTAG
- a CDS encoding folate-binding protein YgfZ, with amino-acid sequence MVQALRNVQEAAGGQVIPSATLDAVPSYGNDAIALDAAKTGVALYDASHWGRIQVAGEDRLRFLHNQTTNTIQMLQPGQGCETVFVTSTARTIDLVSLYVQADDIVLLTSPATCDSLTAWMDRFIFPFDKVTLKNITTQTACFRCIGPQSLELLSKLGADSLADLVLNAHTEVKLHDISVRIAAGTGLSLPGYTLWCDVDGAAEVWTQLCNGGAVPLGETVWERLRIEQGRPVPGQELTEEVNPLEAGLWHTISFEKGCYIGQETIARLNTYKGVKQQLWGIHLDAIAPLGSKVLLDGESVGYLTSAVETETGTIGLAYIRTKAGGSGLAVTVDGVAGRIVDVPYLQHDYPEPSQTS; translated from the coding sequence ATGGTGCAAGCGTTACGCAACGTCCAGGAAGCGGCTGGGGGGCAGGTAATTCCCTCGGCGACCCTGGATGCCGTACCCAGTTATGGCAATGACGCGATCGCCCTAGACGCTGCAAAAACCGGAGTAGCTCTCTACGATGCCTCCCATTGGGGGCGGATTCAGGTTGCCGGAGAGGATCGCCTCCGCTTCCTGCACAACCAGACCACCAACACTATTCAGATGCTCCAGCCAGGGCAGGGGTGTGAGACGGTATTCGTCACCTCCACAGCCCGCACCATTGACCTCGTTAGCCTCTACGTCCAGGCGGACGATATTGTGCTGTTGACCTCGCCTGCTACCTGCGATTCCCTGACGGCTTGGATGGATCGCTTCATCTTTCCATTTGATAAAGTCACGCTTAAAAACATCACAACGCAGACGGCCTGTTTTCGGTGTATTGGCCCCCAAAGTTTGGAATTGCTATCGAAATTGGGCGCAGATTCCTTGGCGGATTTGGTGTTGAATGCCCATACTGAGGTCAAACTTCACGACATTTCGGTACGCATTGCGGCGGGAACTGGCCTTTCCCTCCCTGGCTATACCCTCTGGTGTGACGTAGACGGTGCTGCCGAGGTGTGGACTCAGCTTTGCAACGGTGGCGCAGTACCCCTTGGTGAGACCGTGTGGGAACGCCTCCGGATTGAGCAAGGGCGTCCAGTTCCGGGGCAAGAGCTAACCGAGGAGGTGAACCCTCTGGAAGCAGGACTCTGGCACACGATTTCCTTTGAAAAAGGATGCTACATCGGTCAAGAAACGATCGCCCGCTTGAATACCTACAAAGGCGTAAAGCAGCAGCTTTGGGGGATTCACCTAGACGCGATCGCCCCTCTCGGCTCAAAAGTGTTGCTGGATGGTGAATCTGTGGGCTATCTGACCAGTGCCGTGGAAACGGAAACCGGAACGATCGGACTAGCCTATATTCGCACCAAGGCGGGGGGATCGGGCTTGGCGGTGACGGTGGACGGTGTGGCAGGCCGAATTGTGGATGTGCCCTATTTGCAGCATGATTATCCTGAACCTTCGCAGACAAGCTAG
- a CDS encoding tetratricopeptide repeat protein produces the protein MTVKQRCFVRSARWINGLSLFVLGFGILGRSVAIAQTTAADYRQMGLAYRQAGNFPEAIAALQEAVNLAPDDVNGRVLLGWTQHLAGDSDAAMQTLRDTVYLDPLSVETANALGIVYLVRNDLSDAVLVHTWAALLKSDNEIAYYNLSLAYEQMGRYDWAIATGERATELEPWNPHPWVALAIAHWSNGDVKQAQEIYRQAIAVDGRYTDAAFLDYLTEAAFSPEQIERAKTVLNAT, from the coding sequence ATGACGGTCAAACAACGATGCTTCGTTCGCTCAGCGAGATGGATCAACGGGTTGAGTCTGTTCGTGCTGGGATTCGGAATTTTGGGACGCTCGGTGGCGATCGCCCAGACCACTGCCGCTGACTATCGCCAGATGGGATTGGCCTATCGGCAAGCCGGAAATTTCCCAGAGGCGATCGCGGCTCTCCAGGAAGCTGTGAACTTAGCCCCCGATGATGTAAATGGTCGGGTGTTGCTGGGTTGGACGCAGCACTTAGCTGGAGACTCCGATGCCGCGATGCAAACCCTGCGCGATACGGTCTACCTCGATCCGCTTTCGGTAGAAACCGCGAATGCCTTGGGGATTGTCTACCTGGTGCGGAATGACTTGTCCGATGCGGTGTTAGTGCATACCTGGGCCGCCCTCCTCAAGTCCGACAACGAAATTGCCTACTATAACCTCAGTCTTGCCTATGAGCAGATGGGACGATACGACTGGGCGATCGCCACGGGTGAACGCGCAACCGAGCTAGAACCGTGGAATCCGCATCCCTGGGTAGCCTTGGCGATCGCCCACTGGAGCAACGGTGATGTTAAGCAAGCCCAGGAGATCTATCGACAGGCGATCGCCGTAGATGGACGCTACACCGATGCAGCATTCTTGGACTACTTAACCGAAGCTGCCTTTAGTCCAGAGCAAATTGAGCGGGCAAAAACGGTTTTGAATGCAACGTAG
- a CDS encoding S-layer homology domain-containing protein yields the protein MTTPPPSDRRFDADECIAVVVALAAMGGILFWGLRRADPNLSWNILETGRTSESDAATRASIPFPPEPTPRRSIPAESSAPNSRAEIAVEEERRSPQTSITTQPSATPNAMAPSPTASPSAEVSVSPQPSPTVPAATPIPEISFPDVSPDYWAYPFVTGLTAEGMVKGLQDGTFQPDAPMTRAQFAAALQDAFELQDNRSPMAFSDISSDYWANDTIDAAIKSNFMSGYPDNTFKPDQPISRLEMLLALFSGLKLPPVNDPGQVLAVYPDAAEIPGYAVPAIAAATAAKLVVLPPGQTQLQPNGTATRAEVASSLYQSLVFQGQADPIDSDAIVTP from the coding sequence ATGACTACGCCCCCACCCTCTGACCGTCGCTTTGATGCGGATGAATGTATCGCTGTTGTGGTTGCCCTCGCAGCGATGGGTGGCATCCTGTTCTGGGGACTGCGCCGCGCTGATCCAAATCTTTCCTGGAATATCCTGGAAACAGGTCGCACCTCAGAGTCGGATGCCGCCACGCGGGCATCAATACCGTTTCCCCCAGAACCTACTCCTCGGCGGAGCATTCCAGCCGAGTCGTCCGCCCCAAATTCTCGCGCAGAGATTGCCGTGGAGGAAGAGCGGCGATCGCCCCAGACCAGTATTACGACCCAGCCATCGGCCACACCTAACGCGATGGCTCCCAGTCCTACGGCTTCCCCTTCCGCCGAGGTTTCAGTCTCGCCCCAGCCTTCACCCACTGTGCCCGCCGCAACGCCTATTCCAGAAATTAGCTTCCCTGACGTTTCACCCGACTACTGGGCCTATCCCTTTGTAACCGGATTGACAGCAGAGGGGATGGTCAAGGGCTTGCAGGATGGCACGTTTCAGCCTGATGCTCCTATGACTCGCGCTCAATTTGCCGCAGCATTACAAGATGCATTTGAGCTGCAAGATAATCGATCCCCCATGGCCTTTTCGGATATTTCCTCGGATTATTGGGCGAATGATACGATTGATGCTGCTATAAAAAGCAATTTCATGAGCGGCTATCCTGACAATACCTTCAAGCCGGATCAGCCGATTTCGCGCCTAGAAATGCTGCTGGCTCTCTTTAGTGGTCTAAAATTGCCTCCGGTCAACGATCCCGGCCAGGTGTTAGCGGTTTATCCAGATGCGGCCGAAATTCCGGGCTATGCAGTTCCAGCGATCGCTGCCGCCACTGCAGCAAAACTCGTTGTGTTGCCTCCGGGGCAAACTCAGCTTCAGCCAAATGGTACGGCAACACGGGCCGAAGTTGCATCGAGCCTCTATCAGTCGCTTGTATTCCAAGGACAGGCTGATCCTATTGACTCGGACGCAATTGTGACTCCCTAA